One Lysinibacillus fusiformis genomic window carries:
- a CDS encoding sensor histidine kinase, translating into MIFLVAFYFALWYKDWRLHLATLTGLFSVTIIGIYEGSIMLFFGFTFADLIGRAQVKWHIASAMLAIALMFIIVLWVETGELFKIDDPIILPIMMIQLVFPVLIYYIEKAKNLKVELATVNTQLVKQDERQRIARDLHDTIGHTLTMIKLKTELTTKLVDKDPSKVKDELQDILATTRAALKQVRELVSDMNFISLESELSHCEKLLQTADIASKITNKCPKILLSSVEETMLSLCVREATTNIIKHSQAKSCHVEIDYIDHVYELNIIDDGIGLTNQGLGNGISSMKERMTILQGTATIDNLSNTGTLVSFKLPFQHYRKEPIK; encoded by the coding sequence ATGATATTCCTAGTAGCATTTTATTTTGCATTATGGTATAAGGATTGGCGCCTTCATCTGGCAACATTAACAGGGCTCTTTAGCGTTACAATAATCGGGATTTACGAAGGTTCTATCATGCTATTTTTCGGATTCACGTTCGCAGATTTAATCGGGAGAGCACAAGTCAAATGGCATATTGCTTCAGCAATGCTTGCAATCGCCCTGATGTTTATCATTGTTTTATGGGTTGAAACAGGCGAGCTATTCAAAATAGACGACCCTATTATACTTCCTATTATGATGATTCAACTTGTCTTCCCCGTGCTGATTTACTATATAGAAAAAGCAAAAAATTTAAAAGTTGAGTTAGCAACGGTCAATACGCAACTTGTAAAACAGGACGAAAGGCAACGTATTGCCAGAGATCTCCACGATACCATTGGCCACACACTGACAATGATTAAATTAAAAACGGAGCTGACAACAAAATTAGTCGATAAAGATCCATCCAAAGTAAAAGACGAGTTACAAGATATTTTAGCCACAACGCGTGCAGCACTTAAACAAGTACGAGAGTTAGTGTCAGATATGAACTTTATTTCTTTAGAAAGTGAACTTTCACACTGTGAGAAACTCCTTCAAACAGCTGATATTGCAAGTAAAATAACGAACAAATGTCCAAAAATCCTGTTATCAAGCGTAGAAGAAACGATGCTTTCTTTATGTGTGCGAGAAGCAACCACAAATATCATCAAACATAGTCAAGCAAAGTCTTGTCATGTAGAAATTGACTATATCGACCATGTCTATGAGCTAAACATAATCGATGACGGTATAGGCTTGACGAATCAAGGTCTCGGGAATGGCATTTCGTCTATGAAGGAAAGAATGACTATCCTCCAAGGCACTGCGACTATTGATAATTTATCAAATACTGGAACCCTTGTTTCGTTCAAACTACCTTTCCAACACTATCGAAAGGAGCCCATTAAATGA
- a CDS encoding ABC transporter ATP-binding protein translates to MLKIFKYMQRNEWLFVCISLLFIVVQVWLDLKLPDYMAEITTLIQTEGTTTTDLLAPGSYMLLCAIGSMMAAMVVGYFAAKVAAGLSKRLRAMVYEKTMMFSMEEINSFSTASLITRSTNDITQIQLIIAMGLQAIIKAPILAVWAIVKISGKSWQWSAATGVSVFVLIIMLSVVILFALPKFRIIQTLTDNLNRVTREGLTGLRVIRAYNAEHYQHTKFEKANEQLTATNLFVNRVMAIMMPGMIFIMSGLSVSIYWLGAYIINEANAMNRIQLFSDMVVFSSYAVQVVMAFMMLSMIFIMLPRAAVSAKRILEVLNTKSTITDGKKVEGLPGMVGDVEFRNVDFAYPNTEEPILHNISFTAKKGETVAFIGSTGSGKSTVVNLIPRFYDATRGEILVDGVNVKAYTQEALRNKIGYVSQKAILFSGTVASNVAYGKNRHEDAQEFLKKAIEIAQAKDFVEEREGQYDSEISQGGTNVSGGQKQRLSIARAIYHRPEIYIFDDSFSALDYKTDRLLRTALKELTAEATTLIVAQRIGTIKEADQIIVLDKGQIVGKGKHVELLKNCPTYIEIAYSQLSKEELENE, encoded by the coding sequence ATGCTAAAAATATTTAAATATATGCAAAGAAATGAATGGCTTTTTGTTTGTATAAGTCTTTTATTTATCGTCGTACAAGTTTGGCTTGATTTAAAGTTGCCAGACTATATGGCTGAAATTACGACACTTATCCAAACAGAAGGCACAACGACTACAGATTTACTGGCACCGGGTAGTTATATGCTATTATGTGCAATCGGTAGTATGATGGCTGCGATGGTGGTTGGTTATTTTGCCGCAAAGGTGGCAGCAGGACTATCTAAGCGTTTGCGTGCAATGGTGTATGAAAAAACAATGATGTTCTCAATGGAGGAAATCAATTCTTTTTCTACAGCTAGTTTAATCACACGATCGACGAATGATATTACGCAGATTCAGCTTATAATTGCAATGGGGTTACAGGCTATTATCAAAGCACCTATATTAGCAGTTTGGGCGATTGTGAAAATTTCTGGAAAGAGCTGGCAATGGTCTGCTGCAACAGGTGTATCCGTATTTGTGTTAATCATTATGCTAAGTGTAGTGATTTTATTTGCTCTCCCTAAGTTTCGGATTATTCAAACATTAACAGATAATTTAAATCGTGTGACGAGAGAGGGCTTAACAGGATTAAGAGTGATTCGAGCCTATAATGCGGAACACTATCAACATACGAAATTTGAAAAGGCTAATGAACAATTAACAGCTACTAATCTATTTGTAAATCGAGTGATGGCTATTATGATGCCGGGTATGATCTTTATTATGTCTGGTCTTAGCGTATCGATTTATTGGCTTGGGGCTTATATTATTAATGAAGCAAATGCGATGAATCGCATTCAGCTTTTCTCAGACATGGTGGTATTTAGTTCTTATGCAGTACAAGTGGTGATGGCGTTTATGATGCTAAGTATGATTTTTATCATGCTTCCTCGTGCTGCTGTATCGGCAAAACGAATACTCGAAGTGTTAAATACAAAATCAACAATAACTGATGGTAAGAAGGTTGAAGGATTGCCTGGAATGGTTGGAGATGTGGAATTCCGTAATGTTGATTTTGCTTACCCAAATACGGAAGAACCGATACTACACAACATTAGCTTTACAGCAAAAAAAGGGGAAACTGTTGCGTTTATTGGATCAACAGGTAGCGGTAAATCAACTGTTGTCAACTTAATTCCTCGTTTCTATGATGCTACAAGAGGAGAAATACTCGTTGATGGTGTCAATGTAAAAGCATATACGCAAGAAGCATTGCGCAATAAAATCGGCTATGTTTCGCAAAAGGCTATTTTATTTAGTGGGACAGTAGCTTCTAATGTAGCGTATGGTAAAAATCGACACGAGGATGCACAAGAGTTCCTGAAAAAAGCGATTGAAATTGCCCAAGCGAAGGATTTTGTAGAGGAGCGTGAGGGGCAATATGACAGTGAAATTTCTCAAGGCGGAACAAATGTATCAGGTGGTCAAAAACAGCGTTTATCTATTGCACGTGCCATTTATCACCGGCCAGAGATTTATATTTTCGATGATTCTTTTTCGGCACTGGATTATAAGACCGACCGTTTATTGCGAACAGCATTAAAAGAACTAACGGCAGAGGCCACGACCTTAATCGTGGCACAGCGCATTGGAACGATTAAAGAGGCAGATCAGATTATTGTGTTAGATAAAGGGCAAATTGTGGGCAAGGGTAAACACGTAGAATTATTAAAAAATTGTCCTACCTATATCGAAATCGCCTACTCACAACTTTCAAAGGAGGAGCTAGAAAATGAATAA
- a CDS encoding ABC transporter ATP-binding protein, with the protein MGRGGPPGMGPMSGEKPKQFKATIRELIEYAKQYIPFVMIALVLALVGAILNVVGPDILSDMTNTIAAGLATSINLDEIKRLGIILAFMYGLGLFFNYLQGFIMATVTQRITKKMRTDISDKMPGIPLKYFDKTSIGNVLSRVTNDVDTIGQTLNNSLGSLVSGLATFVGALVMMFYTNWIMAISAILSTIIGFSFMSIIMKGSQKYFKAQQMELGMINGHIEETYAGHTVVKAYNGEENAKMVFHDINERLYTNAWKSQFMSGLMMPIMTFVGNFGYVVVCVVGAILVNNDAIQIGTIVAFMMYIRLFTQPLAQLAQAATSMQSTAAASERVFEFLKEEELEDESEKTQTLSSVKGDVAFKHVRFGYDEEHTIIKNFSASVKAGQKVAIVGPTGAGKTTLVNLLMRFYEVNEGEITIDGTPIHSLTRENVHDLFCMVLQDTWLFEGTIRENIVFSKENVTDEQVEQACRAVGLHHFIKTLPNGYNTVLNDKANLSAGQKQLLTIARAMIENAPLLILDEATSSVDTRTEILIQKAMDELANGKTSFVIAHRLSTIRNADLIIVMKDGDIIETGNHEELLEKGGFYAELYNSQFEDAS; encoded by the coding sequence ATGGGGAGGGGCGGACCTCCAGGAATGGGGCCTATGTCTGGAGAAAAACCAAAGCAATTTAAAGCTACCATTCGTGAACTAATCGAGTATGCAAAGCAATATATTCCATTTGTCATGATTGCACTTGTACTTGCGTTAGTAGGTGCTATTTTAAATGTAGTCGGTCCAGATATTTTAAGTGATATGACCAATACAATTGCAGCTGGGTTAGCCACATCCATTAATCTAGATGAAATAAAACGTTTAGGCATTATTTTAGCCTTTATGTATGGTCTTGGCTTGTTTTTTAATTATCTTCAAGGCTTTATTATGGCAACAGTGACGCAGCGTATTACGAAAAAAATGCGTACGGACATCTCTGACAAAATGCCGGGTATCCCTTTAAAATATTTCGATAAAACAAGTATCGGGAACGTACTAAGTCGTGTAACAAATGATGTTGATACAATCGGTCAAACATTAAATAACAGCTTAGGTTCTTTAGTAAGTGGGCTCGCTACATTTGTAGGTGCCCTAGTGATGATGTTTTATACAAACTGGATTATGGCAATCTCGGCGATTCTATCTACGATTATTGGTTTTAGCTTCATGTCCATTATTATGAAAGGCTCACAAAAGTACTTTAAAGCACAGCAAATGGAACTCGGTATGATTAATGGTCATATTGAGGAAACCTATGCGGGTCATACAGTCGTAAAAGCTTATAACGGTGAAGAAAATGCAAAGATGGTTTTTCATGATATCAATGAGCGACTGTATACAAATGCGTGGAAATCACAATTTATGTCCGGCTTAATGATGCCGATTATGACATTCGTCGGTAATTTTGGCTATGTAGTCGTTTGCGTAGTAGGTGCCATTTTAGTGAATAATGATGCTATTCAAATTGGTACAATTGTTGCATTTATGATGTACATTCGCTTATTCACACAGCCACTTGCCCAATTGGCACAAGCTGCAACAAGCATGCAGTCAACCGCCGCAGCAAGCGAACGCGTATTTGAATTTTTAAAGGAAGAAGAATTAGAAGATGAAAGCGAAAAAACACAAACGCTTTCTAGCGTAAAAGGGGATGTGGCATTTAAACATGTTCGTTTTGGCTATGATGAAGAACATACCATCATTAAAAATTTTTCTGCTAGTGTAAAGGCAGGTCAAAAAGTTGCGATTGTAGGTCCAACTGGTGCTGGTAAAACGACATTAGTCAATCTTCTAATGCGTTTTTATGAAGTAAATGAAGGAGAAATCACCATTGATGGAACACCAATTCATTCATTAACGCGTGAAAATGTTCATGATCTGTTTTGCATGGTCCTCCAAGATACTTGGCTATTTGAAGGAACAATCCGTGAGAATATCGTATTTTCTAAAGAAAATGTAACAGATGAGCAAGTGGAGCAAGCATGTAGAGCAGTTGGTTTACATCATTTTATTAAAACCTTGCCTAATGGATATAATACAGTGCTGAATGATAAGGCGAACCTATCAGCGGGGCAAAAACAACTGTTAACCATTGCTCGTGCGATGATTGAAAATGCGCCACTCCTCATTTTAGATGAAGCAACAAGCTCTGTCGATACGCGGACAGAGATACTAATCCAAAAAGCGATGGATGAGTTAGCTAACGGCAAGACATCCTTCGTAATTGCACACCGTTTATCCACGATAAGAAATGCAGATTTAATCATTGTTATGAAAGATGGCGATATTATTGAGACGGGTAACCATGAAGAACTACTTGAAAAAGGCGGATTCTATGCGGAACTTTACAACAGTCAATTTGAAGATGCATCTTAA
- a CDS encoding DUF418 domain-containing protein, with amino-acid sequence MMQANQRLPLIDILRGFAVLGTLGTNIWIFAYLGDLTYITTSNYSGWWSFDDFLRMLVLFFVNGKLLGLLTIMFGVGLELKYQQSMRKGNAWPGVYIWTVLFLFVEGFIHFTLVMEYDILMSYAVTAIIVAFIVKAGDKAIHRSLYLIGGFHALIILLILVSALLGANMSLPGNDSIVSIYQHGSWFEQIHNRITNFWFFRTEAIFIIPMNIFLFLMGVKLMRNGVFSPGEHGRHSRKKLLSIGIYIGVPLNLLIFIPGGAFDFPVRYLFAPILSLGYIGILGKLIEYKKVDWLWNRFGEVGKMSLSCYVLQNILASIIFYGWGLGLGGKLTSFEVIVIWIALSLFQLFMAHICLKHFHVGPLEWIRKHAVQAVANK; translated from the coding sequence ATGATGCAAGCTAATCAAAGGTTACCGCTAATCGACATTTTACGAGGCTTTGCCGTATTGGGAACACTCGGTACAAATATTTGGATCTTTGCTTATCTCGGCGACTTAACTTACATTACAACAAGTAACTATTCAGGTTGGTGGTCATTCGATGATTTTCTACGAATGCTCGTGTTATTTTTCGTAAATGGGAAGCTTTTAGGACTGTTAACCATTATGTTTGGGGTTGGTCTAGAATTAAAATACCAACAATCCATGCGAAAAGGGAATGCATGGCCCGGTGTCTATATTTGGACTGTTTTATTCTTGTTTGTAGAGGGTTTTATCCATTTCACATTGGTTATGGAATATGATATTTTGATGAGTTACGCTGTGACAGCCATCATCGTTGCCTTTATCGTAAAAGCTGGTGATAAAGCCATTCATCGTTCTTTATATCTTATTGGTGGATTTCATGCACTTATCATTCTGCTAATTTTAGTAAGTGCCTTACTAGGAGCGAATATGTCTTTACCTGGCAACGATTCGATCGTGAGTATTTATCAACATGGTAGTTGGTTTGAACAAATTCACAATCGTATAACGAACTTTTGGTTTTTTAGAACGGAAGCGATTTTTATTATTCCAATGAATATCTTCTTATTTTTAATGGGTGTTAAATTAATGCGTAACGGTGTATTTTCTCCCGGTGAACACGGACGCCATTCGCGCAAAAAGTTATTGTCTATTGGGATTTATATCGGTGTACCACTAAATCTGCTTATTTTTATTCCTGGAGGGGCTTTTGATTTCCCTGTTCGCTATTTATTTGCACCGATTCTGTCACTTGGATATATTGGAATTTTAGGGAAACTGATAGAATATAAAAAGGTAGATTGGCTATGGAATCGATTTGGGGAAGTTGGTAAAATGTCTTTAAGTTGTTATGTTTTACAAAATATATTGGCATCTATTATTTTCTATGGTTGGGGCTTAGGATTAGGTGGAAAGCTCACTAGTTTCGAGGTTATTGTCATTTGGATTGCCCTTTCCCTTTTCCAACTCTTCATGGCTCATATTTGTCTAAAGCATTTTCATGTTGGACCTTTGGAATGGATTCGAAAACATGCTGTTCAAGCCGTAGCAAATAAATAA